In Daphnia pulicaria isolate SC F1-1A chromosome 5, SC_F0-13Bv2, whole genome shotgun sequence, a single genomic region encodes these proteins:
- the LOC124340551 gene encoding uncharacterized protein LOC124340551, with the protein MKTLLLVVSLVISSARSHYNYNHADNRNNEADYNNQPIRKPTYHHYPMTFFSQQSAYSYQTTSKPYYATTSSLAVSGPTPYWYRPSLYVRPGVVYEYQFHGPPQPIIQDRYSKVISPLTLSAELAEPIEEEASAVTIESDDTSTDATTDLFDDEELTHQSTTPAEEITTPLEQVDELIKVEATTIPDDITTTQQPDTLTTESSITFERHQSIIPFYLRPSSWRARSFGPDPRYYQPNHYYGPEEARDLPSI; encoded by the exons ATGAAG ACGTTGTTGCTGGTTGTGTCGTTGGTAATATCATCAGCCAGATCTCACTACAACTATAACCATGCAGACAACAGGAATAACGAAGCAGACTACAATAATCAGCCAATAAGGAAACCGACGTATCATCACTATCCGATGACATTCTTTTCCCAGCAATCCGCTTATTCTTATCAAACGACCAGCAAGCCCTATTATGCCACTACTTCATCATTAGCAGTGAGCGGTCCTACTCCGTACTGGTACCGTCCCTCGCTGTACGTTCGTCCTGGTGTAGTTTACGAGTATCAATTCCATGGTCCTCCTCAACCAATTATTCAGGATCGCTATTCTAAAGTCATTTCACCATTGACCTTATCAGCTGAGCTGGCAGAACCTATTGAAGAAGAGGCATCAGCAGTAACAATTGAAAGTGATGACACTAGTACTGATGCCACGACCGATCTATTTGACGACGAAGAATTGACTCACCAATCGACTACACCAGCTGAAGAAATCACAACGCCATTGGAACAAGTGGATGAATTAATAAAAGTGGAAGCCACAACTATTCCGGATGACATCACCACCACCCAGCAGCCGGACACTTTAACCACTGAATCGTCAATCACTTTTGAGCGTCACCAATCCatcattcctttttatttgagACCTTCTTCATGGCGAGCGCGATCCTTTGGCCCCGATCCTCGTTATTACCAACCGAATCATTATTATGGGCCGGAAGAAGCTAGAGACTTGCCTAGCATTTAA
- the LOC124340495 gene encoding spidroin-2-like, translating into MLKMKVSGLVLAICLAVVVKSQLIDYDELAGDYGLRKLSKKFQRSTQTGGYQQQQTAGNSGYNNQQQQPGNYGQQQQQSSGATGYPQQQQATTPAAPANYQQPQQSSTGGYQQPQQAPAGGYQQAANSGYQQENQKASAGSYQNEKPAAAYGKDNGASSNSYDTKEKGMPYDFSWAVKDEPSNNDYAHQEKSDGQVVTGSYRVLLPDGRTQIVTYRVEGDSGFVAQVKYEGEAKPYVPPAKTNNNNNYDSAASGTTGYQQQQGSTSGGSSYGSSSSGYGTQQGTASASYGQVPTQSAAGSSSQGSYDAVQKPATSVYVPPAAQPQSSNNYGAAGGAAAAGSGGYGSTSQSAEYQQQQQPASSSYGAAAPTNGQNSYGSSSQQGGSAYGNSGNAQQKPSDSYLPPPPPPAAAAYSAGSSASYGGQQSSSSSNYGDAAAPAQQGSSYEQNKPSDSYLPPPPAPAANAYPSASAGQGSAGNYGAAPQQQSSSYGSTQSSAAASYEKPSDSYLPPPAAATSASAGQGSANYGVQSSASYQEPSSSYLPPPPPSPVYQQQASAQQQATPAYQSNSAQTPADTYLPPTATYQSAAGPTASNYGAAQQPGYNQPSAISKPSDSYLPPTAVFQQSAASAGSYSMSQGNGYSSRQGLAGSTEETTTYSSSIADGQLFHGDYHQKVASSTTTASYGEAASTFYNQQGFASSGTNGPAASSSSSTANYPAGNALGASTANSYNRARSVVYSPVGWRLF; encoded by the exons ATGCTGAAAATGAAG GTATCCGGACTCGTTTTGGCCATTTGTTTGGCGGTGGTCGTCAAGTCTCAATTAATCGATTACGACGAATTGGCCGGTGATTACGGACTGCGTAAATTATCCAAGAAATTTCAACGTTCCACTCAGACTGGAGGctaccaacaacagcaaacgGCCGGCAATTCAGgctacaacaaccaacaacaacaaccgggaAATTAcggacagcagcaacagcagagcAGCGGAGCAACAGGTTacccgcaacaacaacaggcaacaacaccagcagcaccagcaaaTTATCAACAACCCCAACAATCCTCTACAGGAGGTTATCAACAACCCCAACAGGCTCCTGCTGGAGGTTATCAACAAGCGGCCAATTCCGGATACCAACAAGAGAATCAGAAAGCATCCGCCGGATCCTACCAGAACGAGAAACCTGCCGCCGCTTACGGTAAGGACAACGGAGCCAGCAGCAACTCTTACGACACCAAG GAAAAGGGAATGCCGTACGATTTCTCCTGGGCCGTCAAAGATGAGCCGAGCAACAACGACTACGCCCATCAAGAGAAAAGCGACGGCCAAGTCGTCACCGGATCTTATCGAGTTTTGCTTCCGGATGGACGCACTCAGATCGTCACGTATCGAGTCGAGGGAGACAGCGGATTCGTGGCTCAAGTCAAATACGAAGGCGAAGCCAAACCCTATGTTCCTCCGGctaaaaccaacaacaacaacaattacgATTCCGCCGCTTCCGGAACTACTGGCTACCAACAGCAACAAGGATCTACTTCCGGTGGATCATCTTATGGCAGCTCTTCTTCCGGCTACGGCACTCAACAAGGAACAGCTTCAGCTTCATACGGACAAGTACCAACGCAGTCAGCAGCCGGATCTTCTTCCCAGGGATCCTACGACGCTGTTCAGAAACCGGCAACAAGCGTCTACGTGCCTCCAGCTGCCCAGCCACAATCCAGCAACAATTACGGAGCGGCTGGTggtgccgctgctgctgggagTGGTGGGTATGGATCTACCAGCCAATCGGCCGAataccaacaacagcaacaaccagcatccaGCAGCTATGGAGCTGCTGCTCCTACAAACGGCCAGAATAGTTACGGGTCATCCTCCCAGCAAGGAGGATCGGCTTATGGAAACAGTGGCAATGCCCAGCAGAAACCTTCCGACAGTTACTTGCCTCCTCCACCTCCTCCTGCAGCCGCTGCTTATTCGGCTGGATCATCGGCCAGCTACGGAGGTCAacagtcttcttcttcatccaatTACGGCGATGCTGCAGCACCTGCCCAGCAAGGATCATCTTACGAACAGAATAAGCCCAGCGACAGTTACCTGCCACCCCCACCAGCCCCTGCTGCTAACGCTTATCCTTCAGCCAGTGCTGGACAAGGATCTGCCGGCAACTACGGAGCTGCTCCCCAACAACAATCTTCATCGTACGGATCGACGCAATCATCAGCTGCTGCTTCTTACGAGAAACCCAGCGACAGCTACTTACCCCCACCTGCTGCTGCCACTTCAGCAAGTGCTGGACAAGGATCTGCCAATTACGGAGTTCAATCTTCGGCTTCATACCAAGAGCCCAGCAGCAGTTAtttgcctcctcctcctccttctcctgtCTACCAGCAGCAAGCGTCTGCCCAGCAGCAAGCGACGCCGGCCTATCAAAGCAACAGCGCCCAGACACCGGCAGACACTTACCTGCCACCCACTGCCACCTATCAATCAGCTGCTGGCCCAACAGCCTCCAATTACGGAGCCGCTCAACAACCCGGGTACAACCAACCGTCCGCAATCAGCAAACCATCCGATAGTTACCTGCCACCGACGGCCGTTTTCCAGCAATCGGCCGCTTCCGCAGGATCGTATTCCATGAGCCAAGGAAACGGTTACAGCAGCCGACAAGGATTGGCCGGCAGCACGGAAGAAACGACGacgtacagcagcagcattgccGACGGCCAGTTGTTTCACGGCGATTACCACCAGAAAGTGGCGTCGTCTACAACAACAGCGTCGTATGGCGAAGCGGCGTCCACTTTCTACAATCAGCAAGGATTTGCTTCATCGGGAACCAACGGCCccgccgcttcttcttcttcttccaccgcCAATTATCCAGCAGGTAACGCCCTTGGCGCTTCAACGGCCAATAGTTACAACCGAGCTCGGTCTGTCGTCTATTCTCCTGTAGGATGGCGTTTATTTTAA